The Pseudomonas sp. B21-023 genomic interval CGCAGGGTGATGACGTTGTAATCGGCATCGATGTACACGACACCCGCGCCGACGATGCCGGGGTCGGCGTCGATGGCCTTGAACAGCTTCTGCTGATCGATGCGGCCCTGCATGCGCTGGCGCGCCATGAATTGCGAAGTGCTGCCCAGGGAATTGGAGAGCAGGTCTGTCACGAATCGTTTTCCTTACACAATGCTCGGTGTCCTCGGGGCTACTTCGCAGCCCATTCACTGAGGCTTGTCGTGGCGACGAACCGCAGCGAATGGGGCGCAAAGCGCCCCCTGCTGCGGTATCACACGTTCGGGCACGGCACCGGCGCCCAGTCACCCATGTCCGGGTTGCGGCACATGGCGTTGACCTGGTCGGCGCCCGCCTTGGCCACCTGCTGGGCCTCGGCTTTCTTGCCGTTGGCGTTCTGCAGGGTCTTCTCGGTGGCCACCGCTTCCTGTGGCACCTTGGTGTTGGTCTTGGCCGGCTGGACCTTCTTCACATCCTTCTTCTTGCCGGTGGTCGCCACCTTCGGCGGCTCGGCCACGGCGACCACTTCGGTGCGCTGCACGCCCACCTGCTTGAGGTCCTGCTCGTAGGCCTGGGTGTAGTTGTTGAGGTTCTCACCCAAACGACCGTTCACGGTGGTCAGCAGGTTGTTCGACTCCTGCAGGCCGGCGACGATCTCGGCCAGGCGCTTGCGGCCCTCGGTGTCGTTGATGCGGCCAGCCTTGCGGTTCTGGATCAGGCTGGCGAACTCGCGCTGGTAGCAGCTCTGCGACGACTTGGCGTAGGCCGTGGTGCGGTCCATGTCGGCCGCGCTCTTGTCGATGTCGGTGGCGTACGAGGCGATGCGCTGCTTGTCGTCGCTGATCTGTTTCTGGCGCTCGGTGTAGTAACCGGCCGCGCCGCCAACCAACGCGCCGCCAGCGGCACCGATGGCGGCATTGCGGCCGCGGTTTTCCTTGTCGACCAGGGCACCGGTGAGGGCACCGCCGACCGCGCCGAGCAGCGCGCCGGTGGCGACCGAGCGGGTCATGTCACCGTCGGTGGAGCGCAGGTGCTGCACCGGCTCGTAGCAGTTGGGGTAGTACTCGACCTTGGTCGTGGCGCCAACCTTGGACGCCGGCGAGCTGGCGCAACCGCTCAACAGCACGGTGCTGAAACCGGCTGCCAGCAGCAGTGCGGTACGGGCCTGGGATGCGGTGATCAGGGGTTTGCGGGTGAACATGGTCTGGTTTCTCTTCTTGGGTTTCTGGGTGACCGGGGGCTTCGTGCCACCCGGGAGTCCTTTCTGTCGAAGCTGTCCTTAGGGTCGCGGGGCGGCCGATGCCAGCAGCTCCTTGAGGATCGTCGCCGGATCGGCCCGCCGGTTCTGGCGGTACTCCCCGACGTGGCGGACGAACAGGGTGGCGCGGGTGACCAGGCTGTTGCCCAGCACCGGCTTGCGATTGAGCTCTTCCTTGACCCGCTGGAACTGCGCCTGGATCACCGCGTCGGTGTAGCGCGTGCCGCTGGCCAGGTTGTCGATGTAGATCGCCACGGCGCCGTCGAGGGCGGCGCGACCATTGGCGATGGCGGCGCCGTACATGCGCGCGCTGGTCTGGTCACCGGCAGACTCGGCCTTGGCCTGGGTGTTCTGCAGGTTGGTCAGGCGGATGTTGTAGTTGTTGACGGTCTCGGCCACCAGGGCGGCGGACTGGATCAGGTTGCCGGCCGCTTCCTCGCGCTGGCGGGCGATCAACGACACGTTGCGCTTGAGCTCTTCGTTGACCAGCCCCAGCTCAGCCTGCTGGCGCGGGTCGGTGGCGGCGGCGATGATGCTGTCCAGGCGCTTGGTCGGGTCCTGGGCGGCGTCGATGTCGTCGGTCAGGCCGGCCAGGCGACCTTCCTTCTGCCACTGCTCGAACAGCTCCTGGTAACGCGAGCGCGGCGCCGACAAGGCGCCGATGGCCACGCGGAAACCAGTGGTCTCGTTGCGCTGCTCGGTGCCGTCGGCGCCGAACAGCGGGTACTCGCGGCGCATGCCGGTGAACAAGGTACCCTCGCCTTCTAGGTAGTTGCCGCCCTTGACCACGAAGCCGCCGTAGGCGCCCTGCAGGCGCCCGGCGTTGACCAGCTGGAACGACTCCTGGACCATCTCGGCGGCGTTGCCGATCACGTCGAACAAGCCCAGCGGATTGGGTTGTTTGGTGCCGATCGGCATCAGCCGCGCCGCCTGCCCGGTACCACCGGCGACCTGGTTGAACACCGCGAAGTCGCCCAGCGGCCCTTCGCTGTCGGCGCCTTCGACCTTGCGCGGGAACAACCGCCCTTCCAGCTCCTGGCGGCTGACCGCCGAACCGCCACGGGCGGCGAACTCCCATTCCACCTCGGTGGGCAGGCGCACGAAGCCCACGCCACCATCCTCGGCCTTGCTGCCTCGGCCGCTGACCGGCAGCAGGTCGCGGTGGTGCTTCATCAGCCAGGCGCTGTAGACGGCGGCGAAGCGTTCGGCCTCGAAGCGCGACAGTTTTACCTTGGGCAGGCGCCCCGCCGCGTCGTTGTTCGCCTCGCAGGCCGGTGCCGCGTCGCCGCCGGCCAGCGACGGCGCCTGGGCCATCACCTGGGCGTATTGGCGGGCGGTCACTTCGTACTTGCCGATGAAGTACATCATCGGCGTGAGCGGGCTGCCTTTCTCGACCTTGGGCAAGCTCGGGCCGACGGCCTTCTGCCACTGTGGCGCCAGGTCCTGCAGGCTGAACTGGCCGTTGATGAAGTCGCGCCGGTAACCGGAGATGAACGACTGCTTGTAGCCGGCCTCGCCTTCGCTGAACGGGTAGCCGAGGTTGACCTCGCGGTCGTCGAGGCTGCCCTGGGCCAGCACATAGACACTGCGCAGCACCAGCTCACCGCCACAGGGCAGCGGCAGGCTGACATCGCCCGGCAACGGCTTGGGGTTGTCGAACTTGCTTTCAGTCCCCGGCTGCGCCTGGGCAACTGGCTTGGCCTTGTCGTCGCCATCGGCCGGGGAACAGGCGCCCAGGCTCAAAGCGGTCAGGAGCAGGGCGGCAGCCCCGAGGCGGCGATCAGACATCACGTATTCCTTGGCAAGCCTCGATGCGCGCCACCCGCCAGCCGCCCAGGGCGGCGGCGGCGGTGCTGGCCAGCAGCACGGCACACAACGCAACGAGGTAGTGCATGGGCAGCAGGTGGCTGGCGAACTCGCCGGGTACCTGCATGAAAAGTCGGTTCAGGCCGTGTTCGGCGAGCAGGTACAACAGCCCTGCCACGGCGGCGGCCAGCAGCCCGCTGTAGAGTGCCTGGAGCACCACGAACAGCAGCAGCGCAGCAGTGCCGAAGCCCAGCAGACGCAGCACTGCCAGCTCACGCTGCTTGCGCTCGACCGCCGCCACTGCGCCTGCGGCGATGGCCGCTACGGCGCCGGCCACAGCCAGGCTGGCGATGATCCAGAACACCAGGTCAAGATTGCGGCTGAGCGATTGCACCTGGGCGATC includes:
- a CDS encoding SUMF1/EgtB/PvdO family nonheme iron enzyme; this encodes MSDRRLGAAALLLTALSLGACSPADGDDKAKPVAQAQPGTESKFDNPKPLPGDVSLPLPCGGELVLRSVYVLAQGSLDDREVNLGYPFSEGEAGYKQSFISGYRRDFINGQFSLQDLAPQWQKAVGPSLPKVEKGSPLTPMMYFIGKYEVTARQYAQVMAQAPSLAGGDAAPACEANNDAAGRLPKVKLSRFEAERFAAVYSAWLMKHHRDLLPVSGRGSKAEDGGVGFVRLPTEVEWEFAARGGSAVSRQELEGRLFPRKVEGADSEGPLGDFAVFNQVAGGTGQAARLMPIGTKQPNPLGLFDVIGNAAEMVQESFQLVNAGRLQGAYGGFVVKGGNYLEGEGTLFTGMRREYPLFGADGTEQRNETTGFRVAIGALSAPRSRYQELFEQWQKEGRLAGLTDDIDAAQDPTKRLDSIIAAATDPRQQAELGLVNEELKRNVSLIARQREEAAGNLIQSAALVAETVNNYNIRLTNLQNTQAKAESAGDQTSARMYGAAIANGRAALDGAVAIYIDNLASGTRYTDAVIQAQFQRVKEELNRKPVLGNSLVTRATLFVRHVGEYRQNRRADPATILKELLASAAPRP
- the tagQ gene encoding type VI secretion system-associated lipoprotein TagQ produces the protein MFTRKPLITASQARTALLLAAGFSTVLLSGCASSPASKVGATTKVEYYPNCYEPVQHLRSTDGDMTRSVATGALLGAVGGALTGALVDKENRGRNAAIGAAGGALVGGAAGYYTERQKQISDDKQRIASYATDIDKSAADMDRTTAYAKSSQSCYQREFASLIQNRKAGRINDTEGRKRLAEIVAGLQESNNLLTTVNGRLGENLNNYTQAYEQDLKQVGVQRTEVVAVAEPPKVATTGKKKDVKKVQPAKTNTKVPQEAVATEKTLQNANGKKAEAQQVAKAGADQVNAMCRNPDMGDWAPVPCPNV